In Chelonia mydas isolate rCheMyd1 chromosome 10, rCheMyd1.pri.v2, whole genome shotgun sequence, a single window of DNA contains:
- the SLTM gene encoding SAFB-like transcription modulator isoform X5 has translation MAAAAAVSSPAAAPCAGPAQMESKKITDLRVIDLKSELKRRNLDITGVKTVLISRLKQAIEEEGGDPDNIEITVSADTPIKKPTKGKGKKQETDELSGDTSVEDDSFVKESELEVQDASDQDGNDELKDFEEVGENEEENSHSKELPPSEKKYSDSKQGETREDAEKDFESQNGEEEENEKDKAGSGDGIQEVSKPLPSEESLAEADHTAHEEMEANTSVKEAEDDNISVTIQAEDAITLDFDGDDLLETGKNVKITDSEASKPKDGQDTIAQSLEKESKDYEMTENHKDGKKEDCMKGDPVKKEAREGSKKAESGDKEKDTLKKGPSSTGASGQAKSSAKESKESKTTSKDDKGSASSVSGSSGSSTRNLWVSGLSSNTKAADLKNLFGKYGKVLSAKVVTNARSPGAKCYGIVTMSSSTEVARCIAHLHRTELHGQQISVEKVKGDPSKKELKKEIDEKSGSGRNMGDKKTASIDKTSKTQSAKKEEKKSDKSEKKESKEAKKTEGGKSPGQMVVLDQTKGDQGHTRTVRRGRFDKPPVLRNKERFIQDKMKFREYRGRKDILPFEKMKEQRMREHMVRLERIRRAVELRRRRELAERERRERERIRIIREREERERLQRERERLEIERQKLERERMERERLERERIRIEQERRKEAERIAREREELRRQQQQLRYEQEKRNSLKRPRDVDHRRDDPYWNENKKMSLDTDARFSHGSDYSRQQNRFNDFDHRERGRYPEGSSVPSSSFERRERFVNQSEGKKTRPTARREEPGFERYPKNFSESRRNEPPQPRNELRDTDRREVRGDRDERRTVIIHDRPEISHGRHPRETGSNPPRQTNWKNEGGISTDKRDARGERPERSGREVSGHVRSAAPGSRSSASGYGSREGERGVMGERGSGGQHYNEDRHVVERHSRETGPRKEWHGPSSQGSGYHDARRMGDGRGGGGMMSPHTSNSSPINRVVQITGNSMQRGSGSGFKPFKGGPPRRF, from the exons ATGGCCGCCGCTGCCGCCGTCTCCTCTCCCGCTGCAGCCCCGTGCGCGGGGCCAGCCCAGATGGAGAGCAAGAAGATCACCGACCTGCGGGTCATCGATCTCAAGTCGGAGCTGAAGCGGCGCAATCTGGACATCACCGGGGTGAAGACCGTGCTCATCTCCCGGCTCAAGCAG GCTATTGAAGAAGAGGGAGGAGATCCAGATAATATTGAAATAACTGTTTCAGCTGATACACCTATCAAGAAGCCAACAAAAGGCAAAG GTAAAAAACAGGAAACTGATGAACTAAGTGGTGATACTTCAGTGGAAGATGATTCCTTTGTCAAG GAAAGTGAGTTGGAGGTTCAAGATGCAAGCGATCAAGATGGAAATGATGAACTGAAGGACTTTGAAGAAGTTGGTGAAAATGAAGAGGAGAACTCGCATTCTAAAGAACTGCCTCCTTCAGAAAAGAAATATTCTGATTCAAAACAGGGAGAGACAAGAGAAGATGCAGAGAAAGATTTTGAAAGCCAG AATGGtgaagaggaagaaaatgaaaaag ATAAAGCAGGTTCTGGTGATGGTATACAAGAAGTATCTAAACCTCTGCCTTCAGAAGAAAGCCTAGCTGAGGCTGATCATACGGCTCATGAAGAGATGGAAGCTAACACATCTGTGAAAGAAGCTGAGGATGATAACATATCGGTTACAATCCAGGCTGAAGATGCCATCACTCTGGATTTTGATGGTGATGACCTCCTAGAAACAGGTAAAAATGTGAAAATTACAGATTCTGAAGCAAGTAAGCCAAAAGATGGGCAGGATACCATTGCAcagagcctggagaaggaaagcaaGGATTATGAGATGACTGAGAACCATAAAGATGGTAAGAAGGAAGACTGCATGAAGGGTGATCCTGTCAAgaaggaagccagagaaggttcAAAGAAAGCAGAATCTGGAGACAAAGAAAAGGACACTTTGAAGAAAGGTCCCTCGTCTACTGGGGCCTCTGGTCAAGCAAAGAG CTCTGCTAAGGAAtccaaagaaagcaaaacaacatCAAAGGATGATAAAG GAAGTGCAAGCAGTGTTAGTGGTAGCAGTGGCAGTTCAACTAGAAACCTATGGGTTAGTGGACTCTCTTCCAACACGAAAGCTGCTGACTTGAAAAATCTCTTTGGCAAATATGGAAAG gtcCTTAGTGCAAAGGTGGTCACAAATGCACGAAGTCCTGGAGCAAAGTGTTATGGCATCGTAACCATGTCTTCCAGTACGGAGGTGGCTAGATGTATTGCACATCTCCATCGTACAGAGCTGCATGGACAACAAATTTCTGTTGAGAAA GTAAAAGGTGATCCTTCCAAGAAAGAGCTGAAGAAAGAAATTGATGAGAAATCCGGTTCTGGTAGAAACATGGGGGATAAGAAGACTGCATCAATTGATAAAACTAGCAA AACTCAGTCagccaaaaaagaagaaaagaaatctgaCAAATCGGAGAAAAAAGAAAGTAAAGAAGCTAAGAAAACTGAAG GTGGAAAAAGTCCAGGTCAGATGGTAGTTCTAGACCAAACAAAAGGAGACCAGGGTCACACTAGGACAGTGAGaaggggaaggtttgataaa CCACCGGTGCTAAGGAACAAAGAGCGTTTCATTCAAGATAAAATGAAGTTCAGGGAGTACAGAGGTAGAAAGGATATCTTGCCTTTTGAGAAAATGAAGGAACAAAGAATGCGGGAGCACATGGTTCGATTGGAACGAATACGTCGAGCAGTTGAGCTCCGAAG GCGAAGAGAACTTGCTGAGAGAGAGCGTCGGGAGAGAGAACGCATTCGAATCATACGTGAACGTGAGGAACGTGAGCGCTTGCAGAGGGAAAGAGAACGATTGGAGATTGAAAGACAAAAACTGGAGAGGGAAAGAATGGAACGAGAGCGCTTGGAAAGAGAACGGATTCGTATTGAACAG GAGCGTCGCAAAGAAGCTGAGCGTATTGCTCGTGAAAGGGAGGAGCTTCGtcgacagcagcagcagcttcgtTATGAACAGGAGAAAAGGAACTCTTTGAAACGTCCACGTGATGTAGATCACAG GCGGGATGATCCCTACTGGAATGAGAATAAAAAGATGTCCTTGGATACAGATGCACGCTTTAGTCATGGTTCTGATTACAGTCGCCAGCAGAATAGGTTTAATGACTTTGACCACAGAGAGAGGGGGCGATACCCAGAGGGTTCATCAGTGCCATCATCCTCTTTTGAAAG GCGAGAACGCTTTGTAAATCAAAGTGAAGGAAAAAAGACACGCCCGACAGCGCGAAGAGAGGAGCCTGGGTTTGAGAGGTATCCTAAGAATTTCAGTGAGTCCAGAAGAAATGAACCCCCACAACCAAGAAATGAACTTCGAGATACTGACAGACGAGAAGTGCGAGGAGACAGAGATGAGAGAAGAACAGTGATAATTCATGATAGGCCAGAAATATCACATGGTCGTCATCCAAGAGAAACTGGTTCAAATCCACCTAGACAAACTAATTGGAAGAACGAGGGAGGCATAAGCACAGACAAACGGGATGCCAG AGGAGAGAGACCAGAAAGATCAGGAAGAGAGGTGTCTGGACACGTGAGAAGTGCCGCTCCCGGTAGCCGTAGCAGCGCTTCTGGTTAtggaagcagggagggagaacGGGGAGTCATGGGAGAAAGAGGAAGCGGAGGACAA CATTATAATGAAGATAGACATGTTGTTGAACGCCATAGTCGTGAAACTGGACCAAGAAAAGAATGGCATGGACCTAGTTCTCAAGGAAGTGGGTATCATGATGCAAGGAGAATGGGAGATGGCCGTGGAGGAGGTGGCATGATGTCTCCACATACAAG TAACTCTTCACCAATTAATAGAGTTGTACAGATCACAGGCAATTCCATGCAGAGGGGAAGTGGCTCAGGATTTAAGCCGTTTAAGGGTGGACCTCCACGAAGATTCTAG
- the SLTM gene encoding SAFB-like transcription modulator isoform X3, whose translation MAAAAAVSSPAAAPCAGPAQMESKKITDLRVIDLKSELKRRNLDITGVKTVLISRLKQAIEEEGGDPDNIEITVSADTPIKKPTKGKGKKQETDELSGDTSVEDDSFVKESELEVQDASDQDGNDELKDFEEVGENEEENSHSKELPPSEKKYSDSKQGETREDAEKDFESQENDLQDTEDDTFPTVHNGEEEENEKDKAGSGDGIQEVSKPLPSEESLAEADHTAHEEMEANTSVKEAEDDNISVTIQAEDAITLDFDGDDLLETGKNVKITDSEASKPKDGQDTIAQSLEKESKDYEMTENHKDGKKEDCMKGDPVKKEAREGSKKAESGDKEKDTLKKGPSSTGASGQAKSSAKESKESKTTSKDDKGSASSVSGSSGSSTRNLWVSGLSSNTKAADLKNLFGKYGKVLSAKVVTNARSPGAKCYGIVTMSSSTEVARCIAHLHRTELHGQQISVEKVKGDPSKKELKKEIDEKSGSGRNMGDKKTASIDKTSKTQSAKKEEKKSDKSEKKESKEAKKTEGGKSPGQMVVLDQTKGDQGHTRTVRRGRFDKPPVLRNKERFIQDKMKFREYRGRKDILPFEKMKEQRMREHMVRLERIRRAVELRRRRELAERERRERERIRIIREREERERLQRERERLEIERQKLERERMERERLERERIRIEQERRKEAERIAREREELRRQQQQLRYEQEKRNSLKRPRDVDHRRDDPYWNENKKMSLDTDARFSHGSDYSRQQNRFNDFDHRERGRYPEGSSVPSSSFERRERFVNQSEGKKTRPTARREEPGFERYPKNFSESRRNEPPQPRNELRDTDRREVRGDRDERRTVIIHDRPEISHGRHPRETGSNPPRQTNWKNEGGISTDKRDARGERPERSGREVSGHVRSAAPGSRSSASGYGSREGERGVMGERGSGGQHYNEDRHVVERHSRETGPRKEWHGPSSQGSGYHDARRMGDGRGGGGMMSPHTSNSSPINRVVQITGNSMQRGSGSGFKPFKGGPPRRF comes from the exons ATGGCCGCCGCTGCCGCCGTCTCCTCTCCCGCTGCAGCCCCGTGCGCGGGGCCAGCCCAGATGGAGAGCAAGAAGATCACCGACCTGCGGGTCATCGATCTCAAGTCGGAGCTGAAGCGGCGCAATCTGGACATCACCGGGGTGAAGACCGTGCTCATCTCCCGGCTCAAGCAG GCTATTGAAGAAGAGGGAGGAGATCCAGATAATATTGAAATAACTGTTTCAGCTGATACACCTATCAAGAAGCCAACAAAAGGCAAAG GTAAAAAACAGGAAACTGATGAACTAAGTGGTGATACTTCAGTGGAAGATGATTCCTTTGTCAAG GAAAGTGAGTTGGAGGTTCAAGATGCAAGCGATCAAGATGGAAATGATGAACTGAAGGACTTTGAAGAAGTTGGTGAAAATGAAGAGGAGAACTCGCATTCTAAAGAACTGCCTCCTTCAGAAAAGAAATATTCTGATTCAAAACAGGGAGAGACAAGAGAAGATGCAGAGAAAGATTTTGAAAGCCAG GAAAATGATCTTCAAGACACAGAAGATGATACATTTCCAACTGTCCAT AATGGtgaagaggaagaaaatgaaaaag ATAAAGCAGGTTCTGGTGATGGTATACAAGAAGTATCTAAACCTCTGCCTTCAGAAGAAAGCCTAGCTGAGGCTGATCATACGGCTCATGAAGAGATGGAAGCTAACACATCTGTGAAAGAAGCTGAGGATGATAACATATCGGTTACAATCCAGGCTGAAGATGCCATCACTCTGGATTTTGATGGTGATGACCTCCTAGAAACAGGTAAAAATGTGAAAATTACAGATTCTGAAGCAAGTAAGCCAAAAGATGGGCAGGATACCATTGCAcagagcctggagaaggaaagcaaGGATTATGAGATGACTGAGAACCATAAAGATGGTAAGAAGGAAGACTGCATGAAGGGTGATCCTGTCAAgaaggaagccagagaaggttcAAAGAAAGCAGAATCTGGAGACAAAGAAAAGGACACTTTGAAGAAAGGTCCCTCGTCTACTGGGGCCTCTGGTCAAGCAAAGAG CTCTGCTAAGGAAtccaaagaaagcaaaacaacatCAAAGGATGATAAAG GAAGTGCAAGCAGTGTTAGTGGTAGCAGTGGCAGTTCAACTAGAAACCTATGGGTTAGTGGACTCTCTTCCAACACGAAAGCTGCTGACTTGAAAAATCTCTTTGGCAAATATGGAAAG gtcCTTAGTGCAAAGGTGGTCACAAATGCACGAAGTCCTGGAGCAAAGTGTTATGGCATCGTAACCATGTCTTCCAGTACGGAGGTGGCTAGATGTATTGCACATCTCCATCGTACAGAGCTGCATGGACAACAAATTTCTGTTGAGAAA GTAAAAGGTGATCCTTCCAAGAAAGAGCTGAAGAAAGAAATTGATGAGAAATCCGGTTCTGGTAGAAACATGGGGGATAAGAAGACTGCATCAATTGATAAAACTAGCAA AACTCAGTCagccaaaaaagaagaaaagaaatctgaCAAATCGGAGAAAAAAGAAAGTAAAGAAGCTAAGAAAACTGAAG GTGGAAAAAGTCCAGGTCAGATGGTAGTTCTAGACCAAACAAAAGGAGACCAGGGTCACACTAGGACAGTGAGaaggggaaggtttgataaa CCACCGGTGCTAAGGAACAAAGAGCGTTTCATTCAAGATAAAATGAAGTTCAGGGAGTACAGAGGTAGAAAGGATATCTTGCCTTTTGAGAAAATGAAGGAACAAAGAATGCGGGAGCACATGGTTCGATTGGAACGAATACGTCGAGCAGTTGAGCTCCGAAG GCGAAGAGAACTTGCTGAGAGAGAGCGTCGGGAGAGAGAACGCATTCGAATCATACGTGAACGTGAGGAACGTGAGCGCTTGCAGAGGGAAAGAGAACGATTGGAGATTGAAAGACAAAAACTGGAGAGGGAAAGAATGGAACGAGAGCGCTTGGAAAGAGAACGGATTCGTATTGAACAG GAGCGTCGCAAAGAAGCTGAGCGTATTGCTCGTGAAAGGGAGGAGCTTCGtcgacagcagcagcagcttcgtTATGAACAGGAGAAAAGGAACTCTTTGAAACGTCCACGTGATGTAGATCACAG GCGGGATGATCCCTACTGGAATGAGAATAAAAAGATGTCCTTGGATACAGATGCACGCTTTAGTCATGGTTCTGATTACAGTCGCCAGCAGAATAGGTTTAATGACTTTGACCACAGAGAGAGGGGGCGATACCCAGAGGGTTCATCAGTGCCATCATCCTCTTTTGAAAG GCGAGAACGCTTTGTAAATCAAAGTGAAGGAAAAAAGACACGCCCGACAGCGCGAAGAGAGGAGCCTGGGTTTGAGAGGTATCCTAAGAATTTCAGTGAGTCCAGAAGAAATGAACCCCCACAACCAAGAAATGAACTTCGAGATACTGACAGACGAGAAGTGCGAGGAGACAGAGATGAGAGAAGAACAGTGATAATTCATGATAGGCCAGAAATATCACATGGTCGTCATCCAAGAGAAACTGGTTCAAATCCACCTAGACAAACTAATTGGAAGAACGAGGGAGGCATAAGCACAGACAAACGGGATGCCAG AGGAGAGAGACCAGAAAGATCAGGAAGAGAGGTGTCTGGACACGTGAGAAGTGCCGCTCCCGGTAGCCGTAGCAGCGCTTCTGGTTAtggaagcagggagggagaacGGGGAGTCATGGGAGAAAGAGGAAGCGGAGGACAA CATTATAATGAAGATAGACATGTTGTTGAACGCCATAGTCGTGAAACTGGACCAAGAAAAGAATGGCATGGACCTAGTTCTCAAGGAAGTGGGTATCATGATGCAAGGAGAATGGGAGATGGCCGTGGAGGAGGTGGCATGATGTCTCCACATACAAG TAACTCTTCACCAATTAATAGAGTTGTACAGATCACAGGCAATTCCATGCAGAGGGGAAGTGGCTCAGGATTTAAGCCGTTTAAGGGTGGACCTCCACGAAGATTCTAG